The DNA segment TGACGTTATGTTTTGTTAAGCGCTACTGGCATTGAGGCAGTCTAGGCGATGATCTGGAGAGCATGGGTCGCGGCTTTAGCCGCGAAAAGGGCGTGATCTGCGGACCGATGGAAAATCCTTTTGCGCGGTGTCTGGACTGCAGGTTTCGCCCTGCCGGGCGAACGTCCCTCCGAACGGCGCCCAAGCCGCGATTTGCGTTGTCTGTGCCATCTCGGCTCGAAGATCAAGATCAACAGCGGCTGCGCACCTTCTTAATCAATCACCACATGCGGCAAAAACCGGCTGCTGTCTTTGGTAATCAGGCTGTCGTCTTCGCGGATGCCGATCCCGGAGGCCAGGTCGCCGATGACCCAGGAGCCGATCAGGGTGTAGCTGTCGCCGAAACGCGGCAGCGGTGAGTATTGCTGGAGGATGTACGGCGCGTCGGTGTAGGGGCCGTCTTCGGCAATGGTTTCGTCGCCTGGGGTGCGGATTTCAATGTTGGCGCCTTCGCGGGAAAAGAAAGGCTTGCGCACCCAGCCTTTGGGTACCGGGCTAGCGGGGTATTGGTCGACGAACGATGGCAGCAGGTTGGGATGGCCTTCGTTGAACTGCCAGAGCAGCGGCAGGATGCCTTTGTTGCTGAGGATGGCTTTCCAGGCAGGTTCGACGAAGCGGGTGCCACTGGCGGCGATGTGCGCACCGAACGGCTCGTGGAAGATGTGCTCCCAGGCATGCAGTTTGAACAAACGCTCGATGCGGTTGCCGTGCAAATCGACGAAGCGTCCCTGTTGATCAAGGCCGATGTCCTCAATGTCGATATGCCGGGTCTCGATGCCTGCATGAGCGGCCATGCGCCGCATGAATTCAGTGGTGCCACGGTCTTCGGCCGAGCCGGACATGGCCGAAAAATAGAACGGCGCCGGTCCCCGGAACGGCTCGAAGGCCTTGATCAGGTCTTCGGCAATCGCGTTGAACTGGGTTGCCCTGGCCGGCAGCACGCCGCGTTCAATCTGCTCTTCCAGCCACAGCAATTGAAACGCCGCCGCTTCCATCAGGCTGGTGGGGGTGTCGGCGTTGATTTCATACATCTTCGCCGGCCCGTCGCCGTGGTAAGCGAAGTCGAAGCGTGCATACAGGTGCGCATGCCGCTGCTGCCAGGAGTCGCGGATCAGGTCGAAGTACGCTTGCGGGATTGCCAGTTGGCTGAGCAATGCCTCGTCATCGACCACCCGCGCCACCACATCCAGGCACATCTGGTGCAGCTCCTGGGTCGGTGCTTCAAGATCGCGGGTGACCTGCCGCTCGTTGAACTGGTAGTAGTGCCGCTCGTCCCAATAGCGCTCACCGTCGATGGTGTGAAAGTCGAAACCTTCACGTTCGGCAGTGGCGCGCCAGGCTGGGCGCTCTTCGATGCTGATCCGTTTCATCCAACAGATTCCTTAACCGCCGAAGCTGGAGCGGCTGCTGCTCTTGCCACTCCAGCCGCTGCGCGCACTGGCCTGGCTGCCGAAACCGCCACGCGACACAGTGGACGACACCGACGAGCCACTGCCAAGGCTGCGGCCCAGCGTGCTTTTACTGTAGGTCTTGTCGGTGCTGTAACGGGCCTGGGTCGAGCGGCTGAAGGTCTTGCCGCGGTCGATATGGGTATAGAGCGAAGAGTTGTAGTAACCGCCGCGATCATCGCGGCCCATGTACACCGGCTGCGCGTAATAGCGGCCACTGTTACCGAAGCCGTTGCTGAGCAGGTTGCCAATCAGCAACCCGGTAAGGAAGTTGCTGGTCGCGCCGGGGTTGGACTGGATGATCTGCTGGTTGGTCTGGTCCAGCACCTCTTTGGGCACGTTGCCGGCGAACGACAGCTCGAAACCGCCGAGTTTTGGCGAGTATTTGCCGTCGCTGCCAACCTGGCAGTAGTCCGGCACGAAATCTGCTTCGCAGGAGGCCTGGTCGTCGTAGGTCGGGGCAATGCGCCGGTGATCGGTCAACGCCTCCATGAACGAGTTGGAACAGACCTCGATCGGCACCTTGGCGTCGGTGCATTCCTGCACGGTCTTGAAGGTGGTCTTGGTGGTGAAGTTCGGCTCATCATCCGATGACCCGCAGGCACTCAGGGCCAGCGGCAAGGTACTGACCAGCACGAGCTTGACTGAACTGCGTCTCATGATCGCTCCCCCGGCTCAGTTCGACGGTGTCATGCAGGCCGCGTTGAGCATGCCGACACTGACCGCGACACTGGCGGCGTAGATGGCCGCGGCCATCTCGCCCTTGGCAATGCGTGCCGACAGGCCCTTGAGCACCAGGCTGGTGGCACCGAACGCCAGCAACTGGACCACTGCCGCAATCAACGCCCAGACCACCACGTCCAGAATATTGATGCTGTAGGCGATGACGTTACTGGCGGGCAAGGCGAAACCGATCAACGAACCGCCCAGGGCCAGGGCCGCTGCGCTGTTGTTGTCGCGGATCAGGACAAACTCTTTGTGCGGGGTCACCCGGCTGTAGATGAACTGGAACACCGCGAACAGTAGAGCGGCGACCAGAATATAGAGAATGAAGCCGAACACCGCCTGGGCATCGAGCGACATACGCAACGCGTCGAGCATGAAGATTTCCTTTTCTTTTATAGAACGTTGATGTCTGTAGAAAGCAGCGTCACACCGACCGCCGTTGTAAGGGTAATGTTCCCTTGCTCGTCTTCTTCCACCGAGAACAGCAAAAACTCACGGCGGTCGATCAGGCCGGTTTCCCGCGCATAGAGCATGCTCAGGTGTTTGACGCGGTAGGCAGTGTCAGGACTGACGACGTTCTCGTCCATAGGCGTGAGTTCGGTCTGACCGGTCTCGGTGCCCCATTGGCGCTCGAACACTTCGCCTTCATGCTCATAGGTCGGCAGGCCGATTTTCGAATCCGGCCCGGTCAGGCGCAGAAGCTCGTCACGGCTGTTGATCGGCGTCGCGCTGTAATAGCCGAACAGCACGATATCCTGAATGTCCTCAGGCAACGGCCCGTTGCTGAGGATCTGCAGAAAGTAGTCTTCATCGTCGAGATAGAAGCGGCGCAGCACCATGGCCTGGCCCAGATCGATCTCCCCCACCGCCCAGACCTTTTCATCGCCCGGCAGCACAACATAGCTGTGGCCATCGAGCAGCAGTTTCAGGGAAGAGTCCAGACACAACATGCCACCGCTGCGCAGCCCCAGCGGACTGGAGGCACTGGCAGCCGTGTTTTTCGGCAGGGGCGCTTCCAGGCCCATGACTCGCTTGAACCAGCTCATAATGCGTTTCCTTGAAGCCGAGTGGATGCAATGTAGAAAATTTCACCGCCCTCGATACGCAGATCGTTGGCGGGGTTGAGTTCGAAATGGCTGCCCTGCGGCGTCCGATAACCGATCAGGGTGGCGTTGAATTCCTGGCGCAGGCGGATATAAAGCTCGCCGCAGGTGATGCTGAAACCGGGCGACAACACATGACGGAACTGGGTTGCGCCTTCACCGATGCACAGCAGTTCGTTGATTACGGTGCTCGAACCCGGATCCTGGGCCGAACGCACCAGCATCTCGATGGCCATGTTGGAGGTGCATTCCAGTTCCGGGGCATAGCTTCTGGCCAGGGCGGCGCGTTCAGAGTTGTCAAAATGGGCAACCACATGACCGGCAGGCTCGAGTTTTTTCAGGGTCAGGACAATCGCCAGGGTCAGGCTGTCGGAGCGGGTGTGCACCAGAATCCGTTCAGCGCCACGAACCCCGGCGCGTAACAGCACCGCCGGCGAATCGAGCGAATCGCCCTTGATGAATGAGGCATGGCCTGGCATCGGATTTTCAGTGATCAGCGAATCGCAGATCACCAGCCCGCCGCTGCGGGTGCGGCAGTCCTGGCTGAGCAGTTCGACAATCCGCTCGCTGGCATCACCGTCCCAGCCGACCAGCACGGTATGGCCGCTTAGTGCTGAACAATCGCCCTGCCCTTTCATGTTGCGTCTCCAGATATCGCCAACCGACGTCGACGCCTTGCCAATCACTGTGGTCAGTAACGCAATCCCGCCGAGCATGATCCAGGTACTGGTAATCAGCTTGCCGGCAGCAGACTTGGGTGACAGGTCGCCGTAGCCCACGGTGGTGGCCGTGGTCAGGTAAAAATAGGTGAAATCCAGCCCGCTCAGCAGATGCTCTTCAGCGGCCAGGGCCAGCAACAGGTAAGACAGCAAGTAGTGACCGAGCAAAAACATGCCGATTCCGGCCCAGCCGAAACGCTCGAAAAAAGCAGACACATGACGCCTGAGCAACAGCAACACCATCATTGGCGCAATCCATTTATCAGAACCCGGTATGTTTCAGCGGCTCGGTCGCCACCATCGCCCTTACTCAGACCTTGCCTTGCCCGGCATGCAGCAGCCTGGCTGCGAAGATTCCTGCCAGCGCACCGCCGATATGTGACTCGAACGATACCCCCGGTGACGGCAGAAAACCCAGCACCAGACCGCTATAACCGGCCAGAGCGATCAACGCCACCAGCAGGCTGGCGAAGCTGCGTTGATACCAGACCCTGGCCAGCAGATAGGTCCACAGGCCGAAAATCAGGCCACTGGCGCCAACGTGCAGGCTGGTACGGCCAAACACCCAGACCAGACCGCCGCCAAACAGGCAGACCAGTATCACCACCCAGGCATAGCGCTTGACACCCTCGGTCGCCACCAGCCAACTGAGCACCAGAAACGGCAGCAGATTGCTGAGCAGGTGGGCGAAGGATCCATGCAGCAGTGGCGCCAGGGCAATGCCCTGCAAGCCTGAAAGATGACGCGGCAGGATACCGTGGCCCACCAGGCTATAGCCACTGGCCGCGTTGTAGATCTGTACGGCGAGCATCAGTGCCGCCAGACCGAGAATAACGCGAAGTCGGGTCGAGAATGCCAAGCGGTCTTCCTTGTCTATGGCGTTGCGGCTTGATAAGCGTTCGCCCGCCGCGCTGTCGCGCAGCAGACACAGAACCCGGTAGGAGCAGCTTCAGCTGCGAAGCCTGCGCAACTGAAGCCGGTACTGTTAGCTGCCGCCTGTTACTGAGGTGTCTGGCGAGCCTTCAAACGCGCCAGTACATCGTCGGCACCGCTGCTGCTGGCGCCGATGCCGGCTTCCTGCAGACGGCGCTCCAGATCACCGCCATTGGACTGGCTGGCCAGTTCTTCGGCGGCTTCAAGCTTGGCGTCCTGCTCGTCCTGGCGTTGCTTGAGACGGGCCAGCGAACCGACGGCGGTCTCGACCGCGCCATTGGCACCACCGGTGGCATTGGCGGTGGCGACACGGGCACGCTGCACGGTTTCCCGGGCCTTGGCCATCTCGACCTGCTGCTTGAGGCCGCGAATCCGCGCCTCAGACTTGACCACCTGCTCTTGCAGCAGCGCAGCCTGCTTGCCGAACTGGTCGGCCAGGGCTTTTTCCTGATCACGCTGGGCCTCGATCTCGGCGATCTTCGCCGCGCACTCGACGGCCAGGCTTTCTTCGCCCTTGTTGAGGGCTTGCAGGGCACGGTTTTCCCAATTGGCGATATTGGTGCCATGTTCTTCAAGGCGCTGCGCAGAAAGCTTGTGCTTGGCCTTGATACCGATCAGACCTTCACGGGCCTTGGCCAGTGCGTTGTCAGCGTCGCGGATTTCCTGGTCGAGAATCCGCAGGGCGTTGGCGTCGATGATTGCCTCACCGGCTTCTGATGCGCCACCGCGCACGGCAGTGACCAGTTTTTTCCAGATGCTTGTCGTCATGAGTGTTCTCCTGCCAAAACCGCTATTCAGTCGATGAAGTGATCTTCGAAAGCTTCTGCCGCACGAATCACGTTGTCGGCCAGCGTCAGCACTTCCTGGACGATCACGGTCAGGCTGGAAGCGGCACTCAATGCACCGAACAGGCAGTAGACTTCCTGGCCGTCGGCCAGACGCTCGATACCCACCGCCGACAGCGGGAACAGGTCACGGCTGCGCAGCACGATGTCGTTGAAGGCTGCGGTGTCCTTGACCCGGCTGACTTCGATCAGGGTGGTATCGGCGAGGATCTGCTCGCCAACCACGGCCAGATAGACCGGCAGGTCGCCGAACTCCTTGAGGATCAGACGGATACCGGTTTCGGCACCGTCGGTGAGGGACAGGTCGATCTGCCCCAGGCTGACGAGCTCAAGCTCGGCCAGCGATTGATGCAACGAGCTGATGGTCCAGTGGGTGTTCCCGGTCATGAAATCCTCCAGATTGATTCGTTTACCGAGGTAGGGCTGTCGCAAAGCTTTTTCGATACCGCGCAGGGCATCGACGTTTTCAGGACGGATCCAGAACTCACGTTTGACCAGACCCGCGTCCTTGAGGCGTTGGCGCATTTCGCGCATGTAGTCGGTCGAGCTTTTCAAGCTCTTGCCCTGTTCAGCAGTGGTTGCGCCCCCGGTCTTGCGAGGCATAGGCACGGCTCCCTGGATTGGTTGTGGCAATGGAGGTGAACGCTATCAGATACCCAGGCCGAACAAAAGCCTCACATGTGAGGATTTTTGTAGAATGTTTCATCGTGCTTATTCGGCCACTGACAAACGCAGCCACGTCAGTTAGAAGCACCATACCTGCGATAAAAAAGGGCGCTATCGACCATGGCCGATAGCGCCCCTTCTCCAGCGAGAACCCTGCTTAAGCCAGGCTCTTGCTCACCACCTCAAAGACATCAGCCGACAACTCACCGCTGCTGCGGATACGCTCAAGCTCGGCCTTCATCAGCGCCTGACGGGCGCTGTCGTACTTGCGCCAGCGGGTCAGCGGCGCCAGCTGCCGCGAGGCGATCTGCGGGTTGAAGCCGTTGAGTTCGATGACGATGTCGGCCAGGAAGCGGTAGCCCGAACCATCGGCGGCATGGAAGTTGATCAGGTTCTGGCCGGCGAAAGCACCGATCAGGGCACGGACCTTGTTCGGGTTCTTGATGTTGAATGCCTTGTGCTGCATCAACTCGCGGACCCGTGCCAGGCCACCCGGCAAGGTGCTGCCTGCCTGAACACTGAACCACTGGTCCATGACCAGCGGGTTGTCCTTGAAGTGTTCGGCGAATACCGCCAGTGCCTGGGCGCGCTCCTGCTCGAACGGCGAGTTGACCAGCACCGCCAGCGCGGTCAGGCGCTCGGTCATGTTGTCGCTGCTGTCGAACTGGTCGATGGCCGCCGCCAGCACTTCAGGCTTGCCGCTGAGCATCAGGTACGACAGGGCAATGTTCTGCAGCGCACGGCGGGCAAAGTGCTCTGCCTCGGCGATGTAGGCGGTGTTGCGCGACACTTCGCGGTTGGCCTGGTAACGCGCCCAGAGACTGTCGAACAGGTTGTCGGCGATGGCTTTACGGGCAAACTCGCGAGCGGCATGAATGGCATCGACGTCGGCGACCTGGCTGATTTCGGTGAGGTACGCCTCACCCGGCAGCGACAGCATCTCGGCAACCATCGCCTGATCCAGGGTCTCGTCAGCCAGTACCGTGCCCAGTGCAGTCAGCAGCCGCTGATCGAGTACCAGTGGCTGGCCGGCCTGATGCTGGCCGATCAACTCTTGCAACACCTGCACCGCCAGTTGCTGGCCCGCTTCCCAGCGATTGAAGCCGTCGCTGTCGTGCTGCATCAGGAACATCAACTGGTCGCGGCTGTACGGGAAGCTCATCTTGACCGGGGCCGAGAAACCGCGCAGCAGCGATGGCAATGGCTTGGCAGGCACGTCAACGAAGCTGAACGTCTGCTCGGCCTCGGTCACCGAAATGACCCGGCTGGTGCCTTGCGCAGCAGCTTCGCCACTCAGGCGCAGGGCGATTTCGTTGCCCTGCTCATCGAGCAGGCCCAACGCCACGGGAATCACGAACGGCAGTTTTTCCTGCTTGTCCGGGGTAATCGGGCAGCTCTGCCGGAAGGTCAGGCTGTAGGTGCCGGCAGCGCTGTCATAGGCTTCGCTGACGTCCAGGCGCGGGGTACCGGCCTGGCTGTACCAGCGTTTGAACTGGGTCAGGTCGACGCCGTTGGCATCTTCCATGGCCTTGATGAAGTCGTCACAGGTCACCGCCTGGCCGTCATGGCGCTCGAAGTACAGGTCACTGCCTTTACGGAAGCCCTCGGCACCCAGCAGGGTTTGGAGCATGCCGACCACTTCCGAGCCCTTCTCGTACACGGTCAGGGTGTAGAAGTTGGAGATCTCGATAAAGCTGTCCGGGCGCACCGGGTGCGACATGGGGCCTGCATCTTCGGCAAACTGGTGAGTACGCAGGTAGGCGACGTCCTGGATGCGCTTGACCGTGGCGGAGTTCATGTCGGCCGAGAAACCGGCGTCGCGAAACACCGTGAAGCCTTCCTTGAGCGAGAGCTGGAACCAGTCGCGGCAGGTCACGCGGTTGCCCGACCAGTTATGGAAGTATTCGTGGGCCACGATCGCCTCGACCCGCTGGTGCGCGGCATCGGTGGCGGTTTCAGCGCGAGCCAGCACGGCGCTGGAGTTGAAGATATTGAGGCCCTTGTTCTCCATGGCGCCCATGTTGAAGTCGTTGACCGCAACGATCATGAAGATGTCCAGATCGTACTCGCGGCCATAGACCTCTTCGTCCCAGCGCATGGACTTCTTCAGGCTGTCCATGGCGTGCTGGCATTTGTCGACGTTTTCGGGTTCGACATAAATGCGCAGGGTGACTTCACGCTGGCTGCGGGTGGTGAAGGTGTCTTCAATGCACCACAGGTCACCGGCCACCAGGGCGAACAGGTAGGCCGGTTTCTTGAACGGGTCTTCCCAGGTTGCCCAATGGCGGTCGCCGTCCTGGCCGCTGGCAATCGGGTTGCCGTTGGACAGCAGGACCGGATAGCGCTGCTTGTCGCCGCTGACCGTGGTGGTGAAGCTGCTCATCACATCCGGGCGGTCGAGGTAATAGGTGATCTTGCGAAAGCCTTCGGCCTCACACTGGGTACAGAACATGCCGCTGGACTTGTACAGGCCTTCCAGTGCGGTGTTGGTTTCCGGGTGGATGCGCACCGTGCTGTCGACCGTGAAGCTGGCGCTGGACGGCTGCAGGGTCAGGTGGCTGTCGGTGAGTTGGTAATCGGCCGGTTGCAGCTCGCGGTCATCGAGTTGCAGCGACACCAGCTCCAGTTGCTGGCCATCGAGCACCAATGCCGGCAAGCCAGCGCCGCGCTCGGGGTTGCGGCGCATCACCAGTTGCGCATGCACCAGGGTGTGGTCCTCGAACAGCTCGAAAGTCAGGTGCGTCTCGTCGATGAGATACTCGGGCGCCTGATAGTCCTTGAGGTAGATCACTTGCGGTTGTTCAGTGCGCATGCGCGAATCCTTTTTACTGGAGCACGGCCAGTTGATAGGCCGTGTACTTGCGGATATTGATGACGCCGGTGTCGAAAATCAGGTACTGGCCCTTGATACCCAGCAGCGTGCCTTCGGCGATCGGGTTCTTGTCCAGGTTGAAGCTGACGATCTTGGTCGGGTAGGCCTCGACCGGGTAGCGAAACTCCAGCGGTTCGACATCGTGCAGCATCTGGATGGCCTGCAGGCCGAAGCGTTCCTGCAACCCCGCCAGCCCCTCGGCGCACTTGTCGAACAGTTCGTCGCGGATAGCGACAAGGTCCACCGGCAGCGCCTCACCCTTGAGCAGTTCGCGCCAGTTGGTGCGGTCGGCAACGTGGCTGCGCAGCAGGTCTTCGACAAAGCCCGATTGCTGCCGGGTGGCGACGCGCAGGATCGGCAGCGCCTGGCTGGCGCCCTGGTCGAGCCAGCGGGTCGGCAGCTGAGTGGCGCGGGTAATCCCGACCTTGACCCCTGAGGAGTTGGCCAGATAGACAATGTGATCGGTCATACAGAACTGCTCGCCCCATGAAGGCTCGCGGCAGGTGCCCTCATGGTGATGGCACTTTTCCGGGCTCATGATGCATACGTCGCACTGCGCCAGCTTCTGCATGCACGGGTAGCAGTAACCCTGGCTGTAGCTGGTTTTGGTCTTGCGCCCGCAATGGCTGCAGTGAATCGCGCCCAGGTATTCCAGACGCAGGCTCTGGCCAATCAGCGGATTGACGGCAATCTCGCTGTCGCCCAGCCGAAAGGCATATTGCACAAACGGCGCGTCAGCCTGACGCACCGCCATCTTGTTGACGGAACCGCGACCCAATTCAATCAATGGATGGCATCCGACTTGAACAGGATGTTGGGCACCGGTGCCGACTTCGACGCGCATTCTTGCGGGCCCATGTAGCCGGTGCGCTGCTCTTCGGGCAGGTTTTGCGCTTCCCAGGCGATCAGCGCCTGCAGCGACAGCTCGCGCTGTTCCTGGGTCAGTTTGCGGCCATCGGACCATTTGCCGATTTCGACAGCCAGCTTGAGGCTCTCGTAGATATCGGGGGTGATGTTTTCAATCATTTCCATAAAAGAGGACATGGCGTACTCCAGAAGACAGCCGGGAAGTTTAGGCTTTTCGGCGCGCGATCGCACCCCCTGCGAGTCCCGTGACACAACCAATGATCAAGCCGCCGACATGTGCACCGTTGGCGATCTCGCCAAAGCCAAGCACACTCACCAGCCCCGACAGGCATAGCAGCAGCCAGACCAGCATCATCACCAGCACGCCCCGCGGCAGACGGTAGATCGGGTTGGGCGCCAGCCACTGGAACAGCCAGCAGTGCCCCAGCAGACCATAGAGCACGCCCGACAGGCCGCCGAATAAAGTCGGGCCACCGAAATAATACTGCACCGCGTTGGAGAACGCGGCGAACACCAGGGTCAGCAACAGCAATTGCCAGCCGCCCTGGCGCAGTTCGATGCGCCGCCCCAGTTCCCAGTACCACAGGCTGTTCATGGCCAGGTGCAGAACACCGAAGTGGATCAGCATCGGCGAGACGATCCGCCACCACTGCCCGGCGGCCAGGCTGTCGGCCAGCGGCACGAACATGGCGTACTCGCCCTGCACCCGGAAGTCGAGAAAGGTCAGCCAGCGCACCGCATCCAGGTTTTCACCGAGCATGGTCAGGCCCGCCACCACCAGGGTCGCGAGCAACACCAACACGGTGAACGGCACCTGCCTTGCCTGTTGGGCAAGACCGGGACGAGCCAGCGCTGCACCCTGACTGTCCGGCGGCGGCTGATAGGCGTCATTGCCCTCGGGGAAACGCTCGTACAGCTCGCGAACCTCGTCGACCAATTGCGGGTTACCCGGCACCCACAGCACCTGCTCGCCAGCCTCCTCGGCCACCCGGTGCGGCACATTCAGGCGCCGCAGCAGGCTGACAAAACCACTCAGGTCGGTGGACAGCGGCAGGCGCAAAACAGCGACAGGGCTCATGACTTCAACTCCGGGCGGTGCACATCGACCCAGACGAATTTTTCCGGGTCGATTGAAGTTTCCTGGTCCAGCCGATAGGCCACCAGCTTGCCGTACAGCACGGCGCTGTAATCCAGACAGGCCAGATTGGGCCGGATCGGCGCCGGCACACCGCTGCGCCAGTAGTGACCGACAAACAGCAGCGGCTCGTCGCTGCCATAGCGCAGCAAAGCATTTTTGTCAGTGGTTGACAGTGGCGTCTTGGCCACCCCTTCAGGCAGCGCGTCAGGCTGAAAGACCACATCACCATAGGTCTGCGGGTCATCCTCCCAGAACTTGGTACGGAAGAACTCGCGGGTCAGGCCATCGCCGCCGGTGAGGGTCAGGCCGTGCGGCAGACGCATGTCGGTGCCGCGCAGCAAGCGGTTGAAAACGTTGCTGGCAAAGCTGCCAGGCGTGGCGCTGGCCTGGATGAACTGTTGGTTGATCAACCCGTTGCCATGCAGGCCACGCAGCGGCTCGATCAGGTTAGGGTCCCAGCAGGCATGCACGGCGCGAAAGCGTCC comes from the Pseudomonas sp. StFLB209 genome and includes:
- the pepN gene encoding aminopeptidase N — encoded protein: MRTEQPQVIYLKDYQAPEYLIDETHLTFELFEDHTLVHAQLVMRRNPERGAGLPALVLDGQQLELVSLQLDDRELQPADYQLTDSHLTLQPSSASFTVDSTVRIHPETNTALEGLYKSSGMFCTQCEAEGFRKITYYLDRPDVMSSFTTTVSGDKQRYPVLLSNGNPIASGQDGDRHWATWEDPFKKPAYLFALVAGDLWCIEDTFTTRSQREVTLRIYVEPENVDKCQHAMDSLKKSMRWDEEVYGREYDLDIFMIVAVNDFNMGAMENKGLNIFNSSAVLARAETATDAAHQRVEAIVAHEYFHNWSGNRVTCRDWFQLSLKEGFTVFRDAGFSADMNSATVKRIQDVAYLRTHQFAEDAGPMSHPVRPDSFIEISNFYTLTVYEKGSEVVGMLQTLLGAEGFRKGSDLYFERHDGQAVTCDDFIKAMEDANGVDLTQFKRWYSQAGTPRLDVSEAYDSAAGTYSLTFRQSCPITPDKQEKLPFVIPVALGLLDEQGNEIALRLSGEAAAQGTSRVISVTEAEQTFSFVDVPAKPLPSLLRGFSAPVKMSFPYSRDQLMFLMQHDSDGFNRWEAGQQLAVQVLQELIGQHQAGQPLVLDQRLLTALGTVLADETLDQAMVAEMLSLPGEAYLTEISQVADVDAIHAAREFARKAIADNLFDSLWARYQANREVSRNTAYIAEAEHFARRALQNIALSYLMLSGKPEVLAAAIDQFDSSDNMTERLTALAVLVNSPFEQERAQALAVFAEHFKDNPLVMDQWFSVQAGSTLPGGLARVRELMQHKAFNIKNPNKVRALIGAFAGQNLINFHAADGSGYRFLADIVIELNGFNPQIASRQLAPLTRWRKYDSARQALMKAELERIRSSGELSADVFEVVSKSLA
- a CDS encoding YjfI family protein; this translates as MPRKTGGATTAEQGKSLKSSTDYMREMRQRLKDAGLVKREFWIRPENVDALRGIEKALRQPYLGKRINLEDFMTGNTHWTISSLHQSLAELELVSLGQIDLSLTDGAETGIRLILKEFGDLPVYLAVVGEQILADTTLIEVSRVKDTAAFNDIVLRSRDLFPLSAVGIERLADGQEVYCLFGALSAASSLTVIVQEVLTLADNVIRAAEAFEDHFID
- a CDS encoding PspA/IM30 family protein, yielding MTTSIWKKLVTAVRGGASEAGEAIIDANALRILDQEIRDADNALAKAREGLIGIKAKHKLSAQRLEEHGTNIANWENRALQALNKGEESLAVECAAKIAEIEAQRDQEKALADQFGKQAALLQEQVVKSEARIRGLKQQVEMAKARETVQRARVATANATGGANGAVETAVGSLARLKQRQDEQDAKLEAAEELASQSNGGDLERRLQEAGIGASSSGADDVLARLKARQTPQ
- a CDS encoding glutathionylspermidine synthase family protein, coding for MKRISIEERPAWRATAEREGFDFHTIDGERYWDERHYYQFNERQVTRDLEAPTQELHQMCLDVVARVVDDEALLSQLAIPQAYFDLIRDSWQQRHAHLYARFDFAYHGDGPAKMYEINADTPTSLMEAAAFQLLWLEEQIERGVLPARATQFNAIAEDLIKAFEPFRGPAPFYFSAMSGSAEDRGTTEFMRRMAAHAGIETRHIDIEDIGLDQQGRFVDLHGNRIERLFKLHAWEHIFHEPFGAHIAASGTRFVEPAWKAILSNKGILPLLWQFNEGHPNLLPSFVDQYPASPVPKGWVRKPFFSREGANIEIRTPGDETIAEDGPYTDAPYILQQYSPLPRFGDSYTLIGSWVIGDLASGIGIREDDSLITKDSSRFLPHVVID
- a CDS encoding DUF350 domain-containing protein, which encodes MLDALRMSLDAQAVFGFILYILVAALLFAVFQFIYSRVTPHKEFVLIRDNNSAAALALGGSLIGFALPASNVIAYSINILDVVVWALIAAVVQLLAFGATSLVLKGLSARIAKGEMAAAIYAASVAVSVGMLNAACMTPSN
- a CDS encoding DUF2491 family protein, whose amino-acid sequence is MSWFKRVMGLEAPLPKNTAASASSPLGLRSGGMLCLDSSLKLLLDGHSYVVLPGDEKVWAVGEIDLGQAMVLRRFYLDDEDYFLQILSNGPLPEDIQDIVLFGYYSATPINSRDELLRLTGPDSKIGLPTYEHEGEVFERQWGTETGQTELTPMDENVVSPDTAYRVKHLSMLYARETGLIDRREFLLFSVEEDEQGNITLTTAVGVTLLSTDINVL
- a CDS encoding DUF1190 domain-containing protein, translated to MRRSSVKLVLVSTLPLALSACGSSDDEPNFTTKTTFKTVQECTDAKVPIEVCSNSFMEALTDHRRIAPTYDDQASCEADFVPDYCQVGSDGKYSPKLGGFELSFAGNVPKEVLDQTNQQIIQSNPGATSNFLTGLLIGNLLSNGFGNSGRYYAQPVYMGRDDRGGYYNSSLYTHIDRGKTFSRSTQARYSTDKTYSKSTLGRSLGSGSSVSSTVSRGGFGSQASARSGWSGKSSSRSSFGG
- a CDS encoding ion channel, which translates into the protein MMVLLLLRRHVSAFFERFGWAGIGMFLLGHYLLSYLLLALAAEEHLLSGLDFTYFYLTTATTVGYGDLSPKSAAGKLITSTWIMLGGIALLTTVIGKASTSVGDIWRRNMKGQGDCSALSGHTVLVGWDGDASERIVELLSQDCRTRSGGLVICDSLITENPMPGHASFIKGDSLDSPAVLLRAGVRGAERILVHTRSDSLTLAIVLTLKKLEPAGHVVAHFDNSERAALARSYAPELECTSNMAIEMLVRSAQDPGSSTVINELLCIGEGATQFRHVLSPGFSITCGELYIRLRQEFNATLIGYRTPQGSHFELNPANDLRIEGGEIFYIASTRLQGNAL
- a CDS encoding YeaC family protein; translation: MSSFMEMIENITPDIYESLKLAVEIGKWSDGRKLTQEQRELSLQALIAWEAQNLPEEQRTGYMGPQECASKSAPVPNILFKSDAIH
- a CDS encoding DUF2797 domain-containing protein, coding for MIELGRGSVNKMAVRQADAPFVQYAFRLGDSEIAVNPLIGQSLRLEYLGAIHCSHCGRKTKTSYSQGYCYPCMQKLAQCDVCIMSPEKCHHHEGTCREPSWGEQFCMTDHIVYLANSSGVKVGITRATQLPTRWLDQGASQALPILRVATRQQSGFVEDLLRSHVADRTNWRELLKGEALPVDLVAIRDELFDKCAEGLAGLQERFGLQAIQMLHDVEPLEFRYPVEAYPTKIVSFNLDKNPIAEGTLLGIKGQYLIFDTGVINIRKYTAYQLAVLQ
- a CDS encoding rhomboid family intramembrane serine protease, which translates into the protein MAFSTRLRVILGLAALMLAVQIYNAASGYSLVGHGILPRHLSGLQGIALAPLLHGSFAHLLSNLLPFLVLSWLVATEGVKRYAWVVILVCLFGGGLVWVFGRTSLHVGASGLIFGLWTYLLARVWYQRSFASLLVALIALAGYSGLVLGFLPSPGVSFESHIGGALAGIFAARLLHAGQGKV